The Acetivibrio saccincola genome window below encodes:
- the lgt gene encoding prolipoprotein diacylglyceryl transferase, with protein MNYVRFPNLWDLKIPVNRVAFEIFGIEVLWYGIIISIAFVTAVFLGMRNRERFGIKEEQILDIVLLGAPSGIIGARLFYVIFNWDEFGGDILKIINIRTGGLAIYGGLIGAVLSSYIYCKIKKVDFLNLLDLGGPYFLLAQAIGRWGNFTNNEAFGTNTNLPWGMTSEIIKRRIELSGIPGMDPDLPVHPTFLYESLWSFAAFLFLMWYRKKYKVKGELFFLYMILYGAGRFWIEGLRIDSLYIGPFRVSQLLAISFVVVFGVIFIIRRKKYGVVSR; from the coding sequence ATGAATTATGTAAGATTTCCTAATTTATGGGATTTAAAAATACCGGTTAACAGGGTGGCCTTTGAAATATTTGGTATAGAAGTTTTGTGGTATGGAATAATTATTTCTATAGCATTTGTTACAGCTGTTTTTTTGGGAATGAGAAACCGGGAAAGGTTTGGAATAAAGGAAGAGCAGATTTTAGATATTGTGCTTTTGGGGGCACCCTCAGGAATAATAGGGGCAAGGCTTTTTTATGTTATATTTAACTGGGATGAATTTGGAGGGGATATACTAAAAATAATAAATATCAGGACAGGCGGGTTGGCTATATACGGAGGGCTGATTGGTGCAGTATTGTCTTCATACATATACTGTAAGATAAAAAAAGTGGATTTTTTAAATCTTTTAGATCTGGGAGGTCCGTATTTCCTGCTGGCTCAGGCGATTGGGAGATGGGGAAATTTTACTAACAATGAGGCTTTTGGTACTAATACAAATTTACCCTGGGGAATGACAAGTGAAATTATAAAAAGAAGGATAGAGCTGTCAGGCATTCCTGGTATGGATCCTGATTTGCCTGTCCATCCAACTTTTTTATATGAATCTTTGTGGAGTTTTGCAGCTTTTTTGTTTCTTATGTGGTATAGAAAGAAATACAAAGTAAAAGGAGAATTGTTTTTCCTGTATATGATTCTCTATGGAGCAGGGAGATTTTGGATAGAGGGTTTGAGAATAGACAGTCTTTACATAGGGCCTTTCAGAGTGTCCCAATTACTTGCAATATCGTTTGTTGTCGTATTTGGTGTAATTTTTATAATAAGACGTAAAAAATATGGAGTTGTTAGCAGATAA